The DNA sequence GCCAGCAAGGCCGACGCGCGGATCACCCGGATCGGCTCGATCCTGCGGAAGACGCGCCTGGACGAGGTCCCGCAGTTCTGGAACGTGCTCCGTGGCGAGATGAGCCTCGTGGGCCCGCGGCCGGAACGTCCTCCGTTCATCGAGGTCCTGAGCAACGAGGTGCCCGGCTACGTCGACCGGCTTCGCTTCAAGCCGGGCATCACCGGTCTGTCGCAGGTCGAGCTCGGCTACGACACCGATGTCGAGAGCGTCCGTAACAAGGTCGAGACCGATGTCCGGTACATCACCGAGTTCGGTCTCCGGAGGGATCTGATGATCATCCTCCGGACCGTACGCGTCGTCGTCACCGGTCAAGGCGCGTACTAGCGAGCGTTCCGAAACGCTTCCACGGCAGATGAGGCCCGTGCCCGTTGGCACGGGCCTTCGTCGTGCTCGTGAGTGTCTGCGGGCACGCTTCTTGTTCTCCGAGTGGGGGATATCGCGCACCCGCTGGGGGAAGCTTCCATGCCCACCTGGGCCGTCACG is a window from the Candidatus Krumholzibacteriia bacterium genome containing:
- a CDS encoding sugar transferase, with protein sequence MKRAIDVLSAVVALTCFAVILPLIALIIRLDSRGPIFYSQQRVGINRRTGDRRRDASRTPEVERRSARRARDRRKVVAQGELFTIYKLRTMRADAESDGARWASKADARITRIGSILRKTRLDEVPQFWNVLRGEMSLVGPRPERPPFIEVLSNEVPGYVDRLRFKPGITGLSQVELGYDTDVESVRNKVETDVRYITEFGLRRDLMIILRTVRVVVTGQGAY